Proteins encoded together in one Cicer arietinum cultivar CDC Frontier isolate Library 1 chromosome 4, Cicar.CDCFrontier_v2.0, whole genome shotgun sequence window:
- the LOC101493943 gene encoding protein SMAX1-LIKE 3-like: MRGGICSIQLQALTQEAATVVKQAVNLATRRGHAQVTPLHVASAMLANSTGLLKKACLQFHSHPLQCKALELCFNVALNRLQASTTSPLLIGTQYSTPSLSNALVAAFKRAQAHQRRGTVENQQQQHVLALKIEVEQLIISILDDPSVSRVMREAGFSSTLVKTRVELEQAVPNEVSSQKASDIHHHRSHSNSKEIIIKPHILGLNTMNPSRPFGQVGGSFNKPIECANNDDVTSFLNELVNRRRNTVVVGESVVNAEGVVKGVMERFEVGNVPCELRYVQIVSLPVICFRNISKEEVEQKLVEVRSLVKSYTGRGVILYLGDLKWLFEFWSSHRDTKSNYYCSVEHMVIELKKLVSGSGENSRLWLMGIANFKTYMKCKIGHPSLETIWELHPFTIPVGSLSLSLNFDSDFQAKERSMVLFKDIPFEDKIGVRKHLTCCKDCSIKFENEAHNMTNNMSKKACTSSLPTWLKEEKSHIMEDEENARIKDLCKKWNSICKSVHKHPSNFLDKQDLFVLSSPSSPTSVSSLERKSNFQQNHLNWPIIISEQEKVPKECELLYTESTGEDDCCDGNLIMFMPNRNVPKPDLLSNPNSSPNSASSSEEVDGLESTEMFKEHNAENLKILCDALENKVPQHKQNIQEIASTVLFCRSGMRKRNNNNLIKRENHHHKQETWLYFLGVDSQAKENISKELAKVIFGSYSNFMTIGMSNFSSLGNENSNDDEKSKRKRPRYEFGSSYLQRFGEAVNENPHRVFLMEDLEQVDNFSQKGIKKAIQSGNITLPCGESVPLKDAIVIFSCESFSSVSKSHENKGKNTQNLSLDLNIAIEDDNHDIGILELVDKNISFNMQD; the protein is encoded by the exons ATGAGAGGAGGAATTTGCAGTATACAGCTACAAGCTCTTACACAAGAGGCTGCAACTGTTGTTAAACAAGCTGTGAATCTAGCAACAAGAAGGGGTCATGCACAAGTGACTCCATTACATGTTGCTAGTGCTATGCTTGCAAATTCAACTGGACTTTTAAAAAAAGCTTGTCTTCAGTTTCACTCACACCCTCTTCAATGTAAAGCTCTTGAGCTTTGTTTCAATGTTGCATTAAACCGTTTACAAGCTTCCACAACAAGTCCACTTTTAATAGGTACTCAATATTCAACTCCTTCACTTTCCAATGCATTGGTTGCAGCTTTTAAACGTGCTCAGGCTCATCAACGCCGCGGAACGGTCGAAAATCAGCAGCAGCAACATGTTCTTGCTTTGAAGATTGAAGTTGAACAGCTCATAATCTCAATCCTTGATGATCCAAGTGTTAGTAGAGTTATGAGAGAAGCTGGTTTCTCTAGTACTCTTGTGAAAACAAGAGTTGAACTTGAACAGGCTGTTCCAAATGAAGTTTCTTCACAAAAAGCTTCTGATATTCATCATCATAGAAGCCATTCCAATTCCAAAGAAATTATCATTAAGCCTCATATTCTTGGTCTTAACACTATGAATCCATCTAGACCTTTTGGCCAAGTTGGTGGTTCATTCAATAAGCCTATAGAATGTGCTAACAATGATGATGTAACTAGTTTTTTGAATGAGTTAGTGAATAGGAGAAGAAACACAGTTGTTGTGGGAGAGAGTGTTGTCAATGCTGAGGGAGTAGTTAAGGGAGTGATGGAAAGGTTTGAAGTAGGTAATGTTCCTTGTGAGTTAAGATATGTGCAAATTGTGAGTCTTCCTGTTATATGCTTTAGGAATATAAGCAAAGAGGAAGTTGAACAGAAACTTGTGGAAGTTAGGAGTCTTGTGAAAAGCTATACAGGAAGAGGTGTTATTCTTTACTTAGGTGATCTCAAATGGTTGTTTGAATTTTGGTCAAGTCATCGTGATACAAAATCAAATTACTATTGTTCTGTTGAGCATATGGTGATTGAGCTTAAAAAATTGGTGAGTGGAAGTGGAGAGAATAGTAGATTGTGGCTTATGGGGATtgcaaattttaaaacttaCATGAAGTGTAAAATAGGTCACCCTTCCCTAGAAACTATTTGGGAGCTTCATCCTTTCACTATTCCTGTTGGAAGCCTTAGCCTAAGTTTGAACTTTGACAG TGATTTTCAAGCAAAGGAGAGAAGCATGGTACTATTCAAGGACATTCCTTTTGAAGATAAAATAGGAGTTAGAAAGCATCTAACTTGTTGTAAGGATTGctcaataaaatttgaaaatgaagcTCATAACATGACTAACAATATGAGCAAGAAAGCATGCACTTCTAGCTTACCAACATGGCTTAAGGAAGAAAAAAGTCATATAATGGAAGATGAG GAAAATGCAAGGATTAAGGATCTTTGCAAGAAATGGAACTCAATATGCAAATCAGTCCACAAACACCCTTCCAATTTTCTTGACAAACaagatttgtttgttttatcaTCCCCTTCATCACCAACTTCAGTTTCATCACTTGAAAGAAAATCCAATTTCCAACAAAATCACCTAAATTGGCCTATTATCATTTCTGAACAAGAAAAAGTACCAAAAGAATGTGAGTTATTATACACTGAAAGTACTGGTGAGGATGATTGCTGTGATGGTAACTTGATAATGTTCATGCCAAATAGAAATGTTCCAAAACCAGATCTTTTGTCAAATCCTAACTCTAGTCCTAACTCAGCTTCTTCAAGTGAAGAAGTGGATGGTTTAGAAAGCACTGAAATGTTCAAAGAACATAATGCTGAGAATCTCAAGATTCTATGTGATGCCTTGGAGAACAAGGTTCCACAACACAAACAAAACATTCAAGAGATTGCAAGTACTGTCCTTTTTTGTAGATCAGGaatgagaaaaagaaataacaacAACTTGATCAAAAGAGAAAATCATCATCATAAGCAAGAAACTTGGTTGTACTTTCTTGGTGTGGATTCACAAGCCAAAGAGAATATCTCAAAGGAGCTAGCTAAAGTTATTTTTGGATCTTATAGTAACTTTATGACAATTGGAATGAGCAATTTCTCTTCTTTAGGAAATGAAAATTCCAATGATGATGAAAAATCCAAAAGGAAGAGACCAAGATATGAATTTGGAAGCAGTTATTTGCAGAGGTTTGGGGAAGCAGTGAATGAGAATCCACATAGAGTGTTCTTGATGGAAGATTTGGAGCAAGTTGATAACTTTTCTCAAAAGGGTATCAAGAAAGCAATTCAAAGTGGAAATATAACACTTCCTTGTGGTGAATCTGTTCCTCTTAAGGATGCCATTGTCATTTTCAGCTGTGAAAGCTTCAGTTCAGTGTCAAAATCTCATGAAAACAAAGGGA AAAATACTCAAAATCTATCTTTGGATTTGAATATAGCCATTGAAGATGATAATCATGATATTGGTATTCTTGAGTTAGttgacaaaaatattagttttaacaTGCAAGATTAG